The sequence CGAAGATCGGTCGGCGGTCGGCAAACTCCAGGGCTGGGACAAGAAGCAGGCCTTCGAGAGCCTCGAGCGCCCGTTCGACCCCGACGCCCCGCGGTTCATCGACTACACGGATCACGCCGAGAACTACGGCGTCAGGACGAATCCCCACGACGGGGTCTGAGTCCCCCCATCTCTTCGTTCGCAGCGGCTGATCGGGACCGTTCCTTCGTACCTCGCTCGAGAGGAATCGTGCTTCGCTGACGGGTGGTGAACAGACTCGAGAATCCGCCCTGAGAACGATCACGTCGCGTTGGACTACGTTTCAGTCAGATAGTCACGGATCTCCGTCAAAAACCGAACGAACCACTCGAGTTGATTTTGGAGGTGGTTGTAAACGACGTCGTGATCGAGGTCGTCACCGTAGTTGTGAGCGAGGACGGTTCGAAATCCAGCAGCACCGCGCATCTTTTCACTCGTCTCTGGAGAGATGATGCCGAGTTCTTCGAGTCGTCGGAACCGACCGGCGTACGTCTCCGGCATCTGTTCGTCGGTTGCAGTCAGGACCAATCCTGCAATATCGAGGCACGCTTCGATCGCCGTCTGGAACTCTCGTTCGACGATCGCGCGTTGTTCCCGGTCGTTACGGTAGGCATCAGGTGATAGCGATTGCTTTCGGGAGAGAACGGTCAGGGCCTCCTCGACGTACGTTGCGTTGTGCAAAATTCGCCGCTCGGTATCCTCAGGGACCGTCACGAGTCGACGCGCGCCTCCAGTCGATCGAGTATCGAATCGAACCGTCGCATCCTCGTTTCGTGAGTGTCGTCGTCCGGTCGATCCTGCTCGAACTGCGATCGGTACGCCTCGAGAACCTCCTGATCACCAGCAAGAACGGTACCAGACGTGACTGCCGACCGGCCGACTGCCGGATCGAGACGGTCGAGATCGACGACGTCGATCGCATCTCTGCCGAGCGCTTCCATCAAATCGACGATCAGTTGGACTCGCAACTCGAGTCGATCCGAGGGAGCGTGATCGCCGGCAAACGCCACGGCGACGTCGACGTCGCTCTCGGCAGTCTCGGTCCCCGTCGCGTGGGATCCAAAGAGCAGTGCCAGGGTGACTGGATACCGGTCGATAACTTCCCTCATCGCCGCCAGATCACGTTCCTCGAGGGAGTGAGGCTCCGATCCCGTGCTCATACGTTTCTGTACGAACGCGGCCAGTAAATCAATTCCCTGGGGAAACGGCCAGGGTCGCCTGCTCGAGTGTGCGTTCGTCGATCGGCATCCCCTCAGCCCGTTGCGGAGATGCTCGAGAAGCCTCTTCGAGAACGATTCCGTCCTGGTCCGCAGGTGGTCGACTCACTCGAGTGCGTCAGTGACTGGATCGACGACGGTGAGCCACTCGAGACGCTCACCGAGGCGCTCGAGCCCGGAATCGTGCGTCCAGAGGGTGGAGACGTCGTGGCGGTCCATCGCTGCGACGACCGTCGCGTCACGGCCGCCGATCCCGGTGTTCGAGTGGTTTCGGAGGAGGGCTGCCGCGTTCGAAACGTCGTCGCGAGTCAGCGTCGCGACGGTGGTGGCCTCGAGGTCGAGAAATCGATCGATTTCGGGCTGGCTATCGGCGAGTTGGCGCTGGAGGTAGTGAACGACCTCCATCTGCAGAACAGTCGTGGTGAACAGTGGCTCGTCTTCGAGCAGTCGTCCGACGGGCCTGCGGACGGAATTGTGTTCTGGAAGGTCACTATCGAGGTAGTAGATCCAGACGTTCGCGTCGAGACAGATCATTCGGTCGCGTCTGGAAGATCCGACGTCCAGTCGGCTTTCAGTTCGTCGGGAGCGAGTGAGCCGGCGGGTTGTCGTCGCGTTTCTGCCGTGATACAGCCCTCCATCGTCTCGACGAATTCCGAACGGGAAACCTGAGATGTGGGTCGGATTACGACTGCACCCTCCTCAATAGCGACTTCGACGTGTTCCCCGGCCTCGAGCGCGAGGCGTCGTCGGATCGTCTTTGGAATCGTTACTCGACCTTTCGGATCGATTCGTCGTTCGTCGGTGTCCGTTCCCATCGTTCTCGTTCCCACTTGGGTGGGAGCGGTCAAAACGGTTGCCCCGGTCGGGGAGCGTGCAGTGTCCAGATTCGGCGGGCGTGGTTGGCGATCAGGTTTTGTCCCACCGGGGTCGGCAGCATCCGTGCTCGTCAGTACCACCAGGGAGACCCATCGCGACTCAGCCTCACGCAGAGCAGGCGTCCCGTTTGGTCACCAAGTCGTATTCGTTCAGTGCTGCTCGAACCACCGAGAGCCGATTCTCGAGGTGTTCCCACTCGCTTGCGACGTCTCGTCGCTGGTCGATCTCGGCTTCGTCCTCGAGTTCCGCGATACTCGCTCGCAGTTCGCCCGGCGTTTCGACGTCGTACGTTTCCTTCCAGTCTCCGATCTGGATTCGAATCGATTTGAGTGCGGCGGTGAGTTCCTCGCGGTCGTGTTCCCGCTGGAGGGAGGCAACCTCCCGATACGTCGCCATCAGTTGATCGATGCAGTAGTGAGTCTGGTCGCCTCGCTCTACGGTTCGGAGGACGGAATCCTCGACGAGCTGGTCGAGGTACTTCCGCGCGGTCTTCACGGAGACTCCCGTCTCGTCGGCGACCCAGGAGGCGGTTCGGGGCTCCCGAAGGGTGCGTGCTGCGGCCCGGACGCGCTCTCCTCGAGTCCTCGAGGGGCGCTCGCGACGACCGTTTTCTCGGGCATCGTCGGTCATACCGTCTCCTACGGGGGTGGCGAACATATATTCACTGGGTTGGATATTTCTTCGAGAGATGGTGTGGGGCGTTCCGAGGGCGTCCGGTGTCCAGGGTGACCGTTCGTGAGACTCGAGTGAGCGGGTGCCCGAATCACCAGCGCTCGAGTCCGGTCTGTACTGGCCTGACTCGAGGTCGGGCGTCGGCGACGGGCGACGAGGGATGCGGTGAGTCGGTGGGACTCGAGCGCGCTCGAGTGACGGAGACGGGTGTGGCACTGAGCGAGTGAGTGCTGTCGCTCATCGGGTCGTGACGCGCGAAGAAAATTCGGTGTGTCGCAGGTCGCAAGGGCCGGCGTGAGCCGGTGGTTGATTACCGCTTAGTTCTGGCGGCGGAGTGCCAGCATCGCGGCGGCGAGCAGTGCGACGACAGCGATGGCGAGGCCGAAGCCTGGGACACCGTCGTCCTCGGGCTCGACGTCGTCAGCCGTGTCGTCGGCTGGTGCTGGGTCGTCGTCTTCGTGGTCGTCGACGTGGTCGTCGGCGTCGTCAGCGTGGTCGTCTTCGTGGTCGTCGGCGTGGTCGTCTTCGTGGTCGTCGACGTGGTCGTCAGCGTCTTCGACTTCCTCGACGAAGATCCCGTCAGCGTCGTCGACGGAGCTGCCACCGACGCGGAAGTCGAGTTCGGCCTCGTCGTCGACGTTGCGGTCACCGAACTCGAACTCTTCGGACGCGAACGTGCCGTCAGCGTCGATCGACACGTCCTCAGTCGAAAGGAAGCTCGGCGTGTCACCGGCGTTGGTGATACGGAGACTGGCATCGGAACCAGGTGCGACGTTCGTCTCACCCGTCACGACGGCCTCGTCGCTGGCCTCGAGCTGGACGTTGTCGTCAGCGTCGACGTTGTCGAAGTTGACTGCACGGTCGACCATCGTGAACTCGGTGCTCACGGACTCGTCAGAGTCGGGGCTGAAGTACGGGTAGGCTGCATCGCCGGATGGGTCTTCACCGGCGTCACCCAGCCACGGGTACTCGGCGAGACCATCGTGGCCGAAGTAGAACCGTTCGTCGCTGTCGGTTTCGTACTCGATAGTTGCCTCGAACGTGTCACCGTCTTCGACGTCGCGGTCGAACGCATCGGACGAACTCGTGTCAACTACAATTAACATCTGACCGTTTGTCGGGTCAGCCCAGATCAGAATGTCATCGTCGCTGGCTTCACCGAAGTCGACGTAGTTCGGGTCCTGGTTACCGACGCGATCGTCGCCTTCGATCTCGATGGTGATACCCTCACCGTCGATGTTGTTGATGGTATCGATCGTCTGTGGGTGGAAGCCGTCCTCAGTCAGTGGGTCGTAATCGTCCTCACCGGAGTGGGCGACCATCAGACCGTAGATGCCCGAGAGTTCGGCCTGAACGATGAGTCGGTCATCCTCGGGGATGTCCGTGCGAGGCGTCATCGTCGCATCGTCGTCGTCCTCACCGAACAGTTCCGAGATGTCGTGCTCGTCGGCGCTGTTCTCAGGTGCGATGAACGTGTTGATCTCGCCGATTTCGGGCGTGACCAGGTCGACCGTCGCCATGTCGAGTTCGTCGTCGACCTCGAGATCGCCGCCGTCGTCGACGGCAAACACGCCGTTTCCGCTAGCTACGACCGGGTAGTCGGTCGGCTGGAGCGGTCGGACCAACTGATTGTACGCACCCTCATCAGTGATGTCGAGTTCGGAAAGGAAGCTGTTGAAGCCGACTTGGTCTTCCTCATCCATGTCTTCGTCGTTGTAGAACTCGACGTCATCGAAGGGTTCTGGAAGGTCCTCAGCAACGTGGTACTGACCGATGAGTGCATCTCTCTCCGCATCGGTTTCCTGATCATACAGACCAATTCCATCGACCAAGCTCTCAACTTCGTCGTCACCGGAAACGACAGCCATCGGGTGGCCAGTTCCCATTAGACGCGTGTTGAGCGTCAGGTCGACTTCACCGTTGCCGGTGTCGTCCTCGACGTAGACGATGTCGACGTAGCCGACGTCCTCGTCACCGAAGACGAGGTAGGCGTCGTCGGTGTCCTCGAGGTCGATCGTCATGGAGACCGTATCACCGGCGGTCTGCGTGTAGACGCCCTGGCTGAACGAGCCATCAGCGTCGTGTTCGGTCACGTCGATCGAGGCAGTGGCCTCGGCTTCCGTGTCGTCGACTTCGAAGTCGAAGTCGTACTCACCAGTGTCGATGTCGGTGAAGTTCAGGTCGTAATCATCGTCGCTGGGAATCCAGATGGTGATGCGGTCTTCGTCGTCGTCAACACCGTCCCAGTCGTTGTCAGTGGCGAGGTCGAAGCTGTCGTCCTCGTCAGTAGTGAATATATCCTGAAGGTCCTCGACGTCGAGGTCACCGTCGGCGCTGACGTTCAGCGCGTAGCTGCCGCGGTTGGAGTCGACTTCCATCTCGGTGAGTGCGTCAGCACCGGCGTCCGTGACGGAGTCATCGTCGAACTCGACATCGAGGTTCTGGACACTCACTTCGAAAGTGTCGGCGCTGGCGATGTCGTTGTTCTGTGCTGGGAAGGACTGGTCACCGGTGATGAAGTAGTTCTCGTTCTCGAGACTGTCAGTCTCGATCACGACCACTGCCCAGTCAGAGACGTCGCCTTCGACATTGGCGTCGTCAGCGACGACATCCTCGACGTCAGCGTCTGCAGCCGTCGTGATTGTCTCTTCGGACTCGAAGGTACTCTCTCCGTCACCATCGCCGAAACTGTCGACGACGCGGAGCTCAACTTCGTCCTCACCATCACCGTCATTGTAGTAATTGTCAAGGTCTTCGCCGTAGGCGACGACGTCCTGACCCTGCCAGGCGACGCTACCATCGTAGGCGTACTCGACACCGCCGGGGGAGGCAACTGGTGGCTGCTCGTTGACAGTCACGTCAGCAGTGGCCTGATCCTCGTCACTGCGAACAGTGACCGTAGTGTCTTCACCGACATCGTCACCATCGGTTTCGTACTCGAGGGTAATCGATTCGGTAACAGCACCCTCAATGGTTACCTCTTCTTCAGCGACTGCTTCGTCCTCGCCGAAGTCGAGATAGATCGTTTCTGTGTTGTCACCATCGTCGGGGTCCGTCACCTCAACGTAAACCTCGAGGGTCTCACCCTCCGTTACTTCTGAGTTAGTCCCTGTAATCTCCACGTCGAAAGGACCTTCTGCTGCCGCCGAACCCGCGAACGCTGCGGACATGGCGACGACAGAGAGAACCATAATCGCGGCGAGGAACACCGCCCGTCCCTTTTCACGATATGATGTGTTGTCGTTCATTGATTGTGTATTGTTGTATTTCGTGTTTGTGATTGGTTAGCGTGCGATTCTCCGCGGAGGCGACCGTCGGCACCCGCCCTACGTTACAGCACCGTCCGACCCGGCCACCCAGGTAGGGGTACCCGGAGAATTAATCAGAGTATATTAAAAGTCTTGTGGGAACAATTTTCCTATTTACGCGATTGTGACTGATCCATTACAGTCAAAACAGTCCTAACTAGTCTCGAGTCTCGAGTTAGTTCTGGTAGTCAAACCCAGCAGCTGTGGCCGCTTTTAGCGGCGTGTAGCAGGTCGATTACGAGTGTTAAGTATTGGCAAGATCACCGCTCGACGAATAGAATCGAGCTCGGCGGAGTGCCGTCGCTCGAAAACGTGTACAGCCAGAGAAGTCCACGTCGCGTATTCCGCGTACGAAACAGAGCGTTACCACTGACTGCAGAAGTGTAGTGGACGCGAAGAAAAATCGGTGTGGCGCAAAAGCCGGCGTGAGCCGGTAGTCAGTTACCGCTTAGTTCTGGCGGCGGAGTGCCAGCATCGCGGCGGCGAGCAGTGCGACGACAGCGATGGCGAGGCCGAAGCCGGGGACACCGTCGTCCTCGGGCTCGACGTCGTCAGCCGTGTCGTCGGCTGGTGCTGGCTCGTCGTCAACGCCGTCGTCAGCTGGCTCGTCAGCTGGCTCGTCGGCGTGGTCGTCTTCGTGGTCGTCGGCGTCGTCAGCTGGCTCGTCGTCAGCGTCTTCGACTTCTTCGACGAAGATCCCGTCAGCGTCAGTGACGGAGCTGCCACCGACGCGGAAGTTAATCTCGGCCTCGTCGTCAACGGCGCGGTCGCCGAAGTCGAAGGCCTCGGTCTCGAAGGTTCCGTCGGAGTCGATCTCAGCGTCCTGCGTCGAGAGGAAGCTTGGCGTGTCGCCAGCGTTGCGCACGCGGACGTCACCTTCGCTGCCCGGTGCGACGTTGGTCTCACCGGTCAGGACGACGTCCTCACCAGCCTCGATCTGGACGTTGTCGTCAGCGTCGAGGTTGTGGAATTCAGCAGCGGGTTCGACGATCGTGAACTCGGTGCTCACGGACTGGTCAGAGTCGGTGCCGAGGTACGGGAAGGCTGCGTCAGCGTTGGCGCCGCTGGAGTCACCAGCACCGCCGTCGAACGGTCCGTCACCGAACTCGTAGCGGTCGTCGTCGTCGGTCTCGAACTCGAATTCAACGTCGAAGTCCTGACCGTCCTCGAGGTCGCCATCGAAGGCGTCACCGGAGGACGTGTCGACGACAACGTAGAAGACGCCTTCGTCGTTGTCGATCAGGACGAAGATGTCGCCTTCGTCCTCAGTCTCGAGTTCCAGTGCGGTGGGCTCCTGGTTGCCGATGCCGTCGTCGGCTTCGACTTCGAAGTTGACACCCTCACCGGAGTTCTCTACGAGGTGGTACAGCGCGGAGGCTTCAGTACCGTCCTCGACGATGTCGAAATCGTTGCTGGAGTTGTCAGCCAGGAAGCCGAAGATACCGCTCGCTTCGACTTCGATGATCAGACGGTCGTCTTCAGCAACGTCGGTTCGCTCCGTGATCACGTCGCGGAGTTCGTCGAGTTCGTCGTCTTCGTTGGCACTGTCTTCAGGTGCGACGTGCGTGGTGATTTGTACGAACTCCGTGCGGTCGGGATCGTCACCCTTGGGGTGGACGTTTGCCGATAGTCACCGTGTGTCGACCCCGACGAGATCGTCGGAAGCGTCCGGCCCGACGCCGAGAACCTCGTGTGGCGTCTCGGCAAGCTTCCCGTCGCTCGCCGTCTCGAGGCCCACGCCCGCCGAGATCGGTAGCGCCGCTCGAGGCCTCGTAACGTACCACTACACATGCGGACGCCCGTGACGCGCGACGAGCCGAGTCGGACTCGAGTCACCCACCGACGACCCCCTCGAGTGGTTCGACCCAACGCCCGCCGACCCCACGAGGGCCACGATGACCACCCACTGCTTCTGGGCCGACGAGGCGGATCTCCCCGACGACACCTCCCTCCCCACCTGCCCCAGCTGTGGCACCCCGATCACCCACGTCACCAGCACCGGCCCCGGCACGCACGTCGCCACCCCCTGTGGCTGTCCCGTCTCCCCGGACGTCCTCGAGCAGGACGAGTAGGCCGGGTGCTCGAGGTGACTCGAGGACTGGGGAGCGCTCGAGTGGGTGAAACGAAGCTCACTCCACGAACTGACGGGGCCACTCGTAGCGTCGAGGCTATCTCAAGATGGTCATTCCGAGCACTGCCCGTCGACGATGTCGAGAAATGTGGCGGGGTTGACAATCTCGATTCCGTCGTACGAACCAAGATCCAGCAAATGCGAATCACCGGAAACGACGTAGTCAACATCGGCGGCGACCGCACACTCGACGAACTTGTTATCGTCAGCGTCCACCACGACGTCGAGGTCCGTTTCGGGCGTGACGAAGTCGGCGTGATCAGCGTACAGAAAGAGGACTTTGGATTTGTCATCGGCCGAGAAGTCGAATTTCGGATAGTTGAGGACCCGGTGGAGTTCGTTCAGCATCGCCTGTGACGCAGCGAGCGAAACTTCGCCAGTCAGCACCAACTCGACACACTCTTCTGGAGTGCCACCCCATCCGTACGCTGAGATGACGACGTTCGTGTCGAAAACAGCAGTTATCTCGCCCATTCGATCGCTCGTTCCACTTCGTCCTGCTCGATTCCCTTCTCTTCGAACCGACGCTGGGTTCGCTCACGAACCTCACGAGAGACGCCAACTGGGTCGTCTTCGATAGTGGCCTGGAATTCCAGAAGCCGGCCCACGAGATCGTTCAGCGCACTCACGCGAGTCGATCCCTCGCCAACGACGCCAGTCTCACTATCCACCGCCTCGAACTGGCCGTCGATCTGTGAGACTTCGACAGTCGAGGTCGTGCTCATTAGTATCGTTTACTGCCTACTCCGTGGTAAAAGCTTCTGCGCCGCCGTTCATTGTCGTGTGCGCGCCCGCTCGAGGGCAAGGTGCCCGTCGATGACCGACTTCGACTGCTTCTGGGCCGACGAAGCGGACATCCCCGACGACGTGGACCTCCCCATCTGCGGTGGCTGTGGCACCCCGATCACCCACGTCACCAGCACCGGCCCCGGCACGCACGTCGCCACCCCCTGTGGCTGTCCCGTCTCCCCGGACGTGCTCGAGTGCGAGTAGGCCGGATGCTCGGGCTGACTCGAGGACTGCAGGGCCGCTCGAGCGCCGGCGAACTACGTGACCGGGAATTTGATTACGACCGCACACGAACGAATCGATATGACCATCGTCCACGACCCAGCCCACAGTGATGGTTCTCCGACGGTGGATGGGACCGGCATCCGGGTGAAAGATATCGCGGTCGCGTACGAACGGAGTGGGTACGACCCTGACGAAATTACACAACTGTACCCCGACCTCTCGTTGAGCGACGTCCACCGAGCGCTGGCGTACTACTACGACCATATCGACGACTTCCGGTCTGTCGCCTCGACACCGGCATGAGGCCGCTATACTGCGACGAGAGTATCTGGATTCCCGTTGCAGACGGACTCCGCCGTCGTGGCTGGACCATCCACACCACCCGTGGAGAGTCGATGCTCGGTGCTCCCGACCGGGAGCAGTTAGCGTTCGCGGTCGACAACGACTGGGTGCTGGTGACCTTCGACGACGACTTTCTTTCACTCGTCGAGAGCGAACAGCTCGAGCACAGCGGTATCATCTACGTCAGACAGGCCGGGCGAGATATCGGTGACGTCGTCAAAGCCGTCGACGCCCACCTCGAGACGCGGTCGCCCGACGATCGAGATATCGCCTACTGCTGATTCTCCAGCGGACAGACGAGCACGTCGCCACCCCCTGTGGCTGTCCCGTCTCCCCGGACGTCCTCGAGGGCGACTAGGCCGGGTACTCGGGCTGGCTCGAGGACTGGGGGCCGCTCGACGACCCCACTGCACCACTGGCTTCAGACGGCGACTGGAAGTATCTCGTCTCCGTCGACGTCGCGACTCCAGTTCGTGAGAACCCTTATTACGACACCTGCGTAAAGCACGTGTATATCATGTCCGGCACAGACACAGCCAACGGCGGGGACGAACCGGAGACGGTCCAGATCAACCTTCGGGTGAGCAAAGCGTTTCTCGAGGACATCGACCAGACCTGGAAGCGCCACGGGTTCAATTCTCGAAGTGAATTCCTCCGGTATGCAGCCCGCGACGCGATCAAGCACCCGGAGTTCTCACGGGAGGGGTGGAAACAGATCGCCGCGAGTGAACACGAGCTGCGAACAGGTGCCGAGGAACTCGTTTCGCGTGAGGACGTTCTCGAGCTGATGGCGACAGAAGATGACGAGTGACGAAGACTGGACGTGGAAGTTTACCCCTCGAGCGGCGGATCAGTTCGCGTCCCTCGATCCACACATTCAGGATCGGATCGTGTCGAAGCTCGACGACGTCGT is a genomic window of Natrarchaeobaculum aegyptiacum containing:
- a CDS encoding AbrB/MazE/SpoVT family DNA-binding domain-containing protein, giving the protein MGTDTDERRIDPKGRVTIPKTIRRRLALEAGEHVEVAIEEGAVVIRPTSQVSRSEFVETMEGCITAETRRQPAGSLAPDELKADWTSDLPDATE
- a CDS encoding DUF7342 family protein, with translation MTDDARENGRRERPSRTRGERVRAAARTLREPRTASWVADETGVSVKTARKYLDQLVEDSVLRTVERGDQTHYCIDQLMATYREVASLQREHDREELTAALKSIRIQIGDWKETYDVETPGELRASIAELEDEAEIDQRRDVASEWEHLENRLSVVRAALNEYDLVTKRDACSA
- a CDS encoding putative toxin-antitoxin system toxin component, PIN family, whose amino-acid sequence is MGEITAVFDTNVVISAYGWGGTPEECVELVLTGEVSLAASQAMLNELHRVLNYPKFDFSADDKSKVLFLYADHADFVTPETDLDVVVDADDNKFVECAVAADVDYVVSGDSHLLDLGSYDGIEIVNPATFLDIVDGQCSE
- a CDS encoding type II toxin-antitoxin system VapC family toxin, whose protein sequence is MICLDANVWIYYLDSDLPEHNSVRRPVGRLLEDEPLFTTTVLQMEVVHYLQRQLADSQPEIDRFLDLEATTVATLTRDDVSNAAALLRNHSNTGIGGRDATVVAAMDRHDVSTLWTHDSGLERLGERLEWLTVVDPVTDALE
- a CDS encoding BGTF surface domain-containing protein, which codes for MITERTDVAEDDRLIIEVEASGIFGFLADNSSNDFDIVEDGTEASALYHLVENSGEGVNFEVEADDGIGNQEPTALELETEDEGDIFVLIDNDEGVFYVVVDTSSGDAFDGDLEDGQDFDVEFEFETDDDDRYEFGDGPFDGGAGDSSGANADAAFPYLGTDSDQSVSTEFTIVEPAAEFHNLDADDNVQIEAGEDVVLTGETNVAPGSEGDVRVRNAGDTPSFLSTQDAEIDSDGTFETEAFDFGDRAVDDEAEINFRVGGSSVTDADGIFVEEVEDADDEPADDADDHEDDHADEPADEPADDGVDDEPAPADDTADDVEPEDDGVPGFGLAIAVVALLAAAMLALRRQN
- a CDS encoding BGTF surface domain-containing protein → MNDNTSYREKGRAVFLAAIMVLSVVAMSAAFAGSAAAEGPFDVEITGTNSEVTEGETLEVYVEVTDPDDGDNTETIYLDFGEDEAVAEEEVTIEGAVTESITLEYETDGDDVGEDTTVTVRSDEDQATADVTVNEQPPVASPGGVEYAYDGSVAWQGQDVVAYGEDLDNYYNDGDGEDEVELRVVDSFGDGDGESTFESEETITTAADADVEDVVADDANVEGDVSDWAVVVIETDSLENENYFITGDQSFPAQNNDIASADTFEVSVQNLDVEFDDDSVTDAGADALTEMEVDSNRGSYALNVSADGDLDVEDLQDIFTTDEDDSFDLATDNDWDGVDDDEDRITIWIPSDDDYDLNFTDIDTGEYDFDFEVDDTEAEATASIDVTEHDADGSFSQGVYTQTAGDTVSMTIDLEDTDDAYLVFGDEDVGYVDIVYVEDDTGNGEVDLTLNTRLMGTGHPMAVVSGDDEVESLVDGIGLYDQETDAERDALIGQYHVAEDLPEPFDDVEFYNDEDMDEEDQVGFNSFLSELDITDEGAYNQLVRPLQPTDYPVVASGNGVFAVDDGGDLEVDDELDMATVDLVTPEIGEINTFIAPENSADEHDISELFGEDDDDATMTPRTDIPEDDRLIVQAELSGIYGLMVAHSGEDDYDPLTEDGFHPQTIDTINNIDGEGITIEIEGDDRVGNQDPNYVDFGEASDDDILIWADPTNGQMLIVVDTSSSDAFDRDVEDGDTFEATIEYETDSDERFYFGHDGLAEYPWLGDAGEDPSGDAAYPYFSPDSDESVSTEFTMVDRAVNFDNVDADDNVQLEASDEAVVTGETNVAPGSDASLRITNAGDTPSFLSTEDVSIDADGTFASEEFEFGDRNVDDEAELDFRVGGSSVDDADGIFVEEVEDADDHVDDHEDDHADDHEDDHADDADDHVDDHEDDDPAPADDTADDVEPEDDGVPGFGLAIAVVALLAAAMLALRRQN
- a CDS encoding ribbon-helix-helix domain-containing protein — translated: MSGTDTANGGDEPETVQINLRVSKAFLEDIDQTWKRHGFNSRSEFLRYAARDAIKHPEFSREGWKQIAASEHELRTGAEELVSREDVLELMATEDDE
- a CDS encoding DUF433 domain-containing protein, with translation MTIVHDPAHSDGSPTVDGTGIRVKDIAVAYERSGYDPDEITQLYPDLSLSDVHRALAYYYDHIDDFRSVASTPA
- the mntA gene encoding type VII toxin-antitoxin system MntA family adenylyltransferase antitoxin — encoded protein: MSTGSEPHSLEERDLAAMREVIDRYPVTLALLFGSHATGTETAESDVDVAVAFAGDHAPSDRLELRVQLIVDLMEALGRDAIDVVDLDRLDPAVGRSAVTSGTVLAGDQEVLEAYRSQFEQDRPDDDTHETRMRRFDSILDRLEARVDS
- a CDS encoding DUF5615 family PIN-like protein, giving the protein MRPLYCDESIWIPVADGLRRRGWTIHTTRGESMLGAPDREQLAFAVDNDWVLVTFDDDFLSLVESEQLEHSGIIYVRQAGRDIGDVVKAVDAHLETRSPDDRDIAYC
- the hepT gene encoding type VII toxin-antitoxin system HepT family RNase toxin yields the protein MTVPEDTERRILHNATYVEEALTVLSRKQSLSPDAYRNDREQRAIVEREFQTAIEACLDIAGLVLTATDEQMPETYAGRFRRLEELGIISPETSEKMRGAAGFRTVLAHNYGDDLDHDVVYNHLQNQLEWFVRFLTEIRDYLTET